Sequence from the Methanosarcina siciliae T4/M genome:
ATCGAGGGTGATTGAAAAGATGAGGGTGGATGAAGAGGCGTTTTACAGGGATATTTTGATTGCGGAGAGAAATTACGTGAAGACTAAGAAGTTCTGGGAATGAAAGTTTTAAACGAAATAACCCGAGTTCTTTTCTATTTTTATGTATTTTTATATCAATTTATTTATCTCTCTTGAGTTGCCTATTGTTGATTAGCGATATCAATCGCTTTTCAAGTGCTTTTTGAAGGTTATCCCTTCCTTCATTGTTGTTTAAATATGTTAAAGCACGATGATGTTGTAAATCAAATGGAATATCATTAAAATTTTGAACAATCGGAATCACTGTCTTTCCGAGTGTATGTGCTATTCCAATTTCATAAAATACATTCGGATTCTTTCCTGATAGATCAGCAATGACAATTGAAGATGTATATATCAATTCAAAAATATCTTGAATTATTGTACTATTTTTCCAGATATCATCGACCCTTTGACAATTTACTCCAACATTCCTACATGATTCCTTTATTGCATCATATACTCCGTTGAAGTCACTTGAAAACGGCATCATTACTGCCACTAAATTTAAGTCTACAGTTTCCTCGGGTAGTTTAAAAACATCAGGACAAAAAATAATAGTTCTTTGAGTTTTTCTTTCATCTATCGCTGTCGATATAAAGTCTCCTTGTTTTCCTGTTAACTTTGGTATTTCCGTTGACGTATCAATTTTCACTAAGAGACTCTCACCTTTTAATAATTCATTCATCATTTCAACAGCTTTCTCTCGGTCTACAGATGGATTGTTAGTAATGAAAATCGATGGGTACAGAAGTTGTTCTATAACTTTTATTATTTCTGGAGACGGGAGACATTCTTCGTTTTTGTTCTCTTTACTATTAAGTTCGTCCAATACATTTTGTACCCAAAGTCTTCTAGTAGATCCATCGTGGATATAGTCTAGATCAATATTTCTAAAGAATTCTGTTAAATAGGACGAACTACGGTAGGGAAAAATATCTTTATATTTTCCACCACCGCAAACCATCAAAGCAAGTTGCGAAACTACGCTTGGATTCAGCTTCATATATTTTACAATTGTTAAATACACATAAAACTTATTCTTTTTGTCAAATTCTTTCTATAATCAAAATCCATGCCATGTCGAACTATACAATATTAGCTAAAATTCCCAACTCTTTGTTTAGAAGAATCCTTAAATCTTCACAATATCTTTTAAAAACCACTAAACTAAAAACAGCGGCGCAATCGAAGAATTTCCAATCGAAGGATTTGAGGGGGGCTGGGGCGGAAATATAATAAAAAAATTATTTTTTCCGGATTCAAATCTCCCATACATATTCCTCAACTAAACAAAAATTTATATTCTGTTTCTGCATAATTCTATTAGATTAAAAGGGAGTGTCTCACACTTTTAACCTCTTTCCTTTATGCGTATCATGGGTGTTGAGAATGGTTGACGGTGATAGGAAAAATGACCTCGGGTACATTTTCACTTCAATTGACTGCACGGGCAGGCATGTCGCACTTAAAAGAGGTACATTTGCTGAAAAAATTCTCAAAAAATATAGGGAATTAACGGCTGAACTTATAAAAGAAGGCATAGAATTTGCACATATTGTTGCAAGGGACCCTGAGGATTCCCGCAGGCGCAGTTATTATAGAATTATCATTAATCCTGTTGAGGGCAGAACTGATTTCACAAACATTAAAGTAGTCGTAGAGGAAACTAAGGATGAGTATGATGAAATCGTAACTGCTCATCTGGTCCGGCATCTTAAAACTGAAAAAAGTGAAGGGGGAATACTATATGACGCGGGATTTGCAGGTAAAAGTTGAATATGACGAAGAATATGACGTCCTGTATATTCTGGTAGGTGACCCTGCTGCGGCTGAAGCCGAAGCTCTTGCAGAGGGGGTTTATGTCAGGCGGGATATGTTTTCCGATCGGATTGCCGGAGCCGTAATTGAACAATATTCAAAAAAGGACATAAAATGCCTATCGGAAATTCTTCCATCGGGTCTTGGCGATTACCTTCCTTCGATAAAACTGCATATGTCGGTTGACCAGCCGAATAAAAAGAGTTTTAATGGCTTTCCGGTACACTGATTTTTTATCTGACAATTTTTTCTGTCTTTCAAGCACTTATTTACTTGATTGTTAGCATTCTCTGGCTTTTAACATATTCCTTCCCTTCAATTCTCATATCTATTTCAGGCGGATTCAAAATGGAATTCCAAAACTCCGGTTTTACCGTATTGATCGAACAAGACGAAGATGGTGTATACGTTGCCAAGGTTCCTGACATACCGGGTTGCTATACACAGGGAAAAACAGTTGAGCAGGCTATGGAGCGTATAAGGGAAGCGGTCCAGGTCTGCCTTGAAATCGGAGAAAAAATATAATAAAAAAGTCATATATCTCCAAAAGCCCTCTTTACCAAATCTATTTTCTCTTTTTTGCCGTCATTTCACTCCCAGCATATCTTTAAATGATCACAAACAAAACATACTTACATGGAAAATGCTGACCGGCACAAAGAGTTGTTCGAAAAAATCTCTTTGTTCCTCCAGAAGGAAGGAGCAACAAAGGTAGCTGTTTTTGGCTCTTATGCAAGAGGAGAGGAAAAGCCGGAAAGCGATATTGACATTCTTGTAGAGTTTTCCGAAACAAAAGGTCTGTTAACTCTTGTACGGATTGAGAGGGAACTCTCAGAGTTGCTCGGGTTAAAGGTCGATTTGCTTACTGAAGCTTCAATAAGTCCGTATCTTATTGATGGAATTAAAAAGGAAGCAAAAGTGATCTCAATATGAATAAGAATGATATGGTTTACCTTCGCCATATATTTATCAAGAGATTTTCGGGAGAAGAATCCTCAGGTTTTCTGGAAGGACATTGAGGGTATGAAGGATCGGTTGATCCACCATTGTTTCGGGGTTAATCTGAAAGATGTTTGGTATACTGTGAAAAAGTCGATATCCCGGCTTTGAAAAATGAGATTCTGGTTATATTCGATGCACTTAAGACTGAAAAATAACCACGGATTCAGTGTCGCAATAGCAGAATTTCCAATCGGAGGATTTAGGGAGCTGAGCTGGAAATCTAATAAAAAAGTGGTTTAAAATAGGGTGACTTTAGGTTTAAATATCTCTATATACAAGTTTTTTCAAAATGATTTTTTTCATACATTATTTAAAATAAAAAGTATATGAGTAATACTTATAATACATCTGTTCTTAATTTCTATAGTCATAAGTGAGCTTTTAGGGGAGTGTATATGAAAAAATACATCTACTTCGTCCTGTTTATCTTGATATTTGCGCTTATTGGTTGGGTTTTTGGCGGAGCACAAAACGATGAAAATGCATCTCAACCGGATTCACCGCTAAATACTCTCCAGTCAGCCCACCAGGATATTGCATGGGGAATTAATGTCCAGAATAATTTGAAGATACTTAAAGCAGATCTGGACGGTATATCCAACGCTACAAACAATTCTGATTATGTCGCTCTTGCGGTGTATGCACAGCAAACAGTAAATGATACTCAGAACGCTATTCAGGAAAATGATCAATATACCGTATCTCCCAAGCTTCAGGATGCACAGAATGAATGGAGGATGGCTCTTCAGGACTATAACGCTGCAGGTCAGTTTTTGTTGCAGGGCGCGAATGATGCGAAAAACGGTACTATGGGGACTGAATATTTTCTAAATGCCAGCATATCTCGCAATTCCGGTACGGAGCATCTCAAGAACGCGTCTGAGTTGGCAGGAATAACATGAAATGTGTTTTTTAATTATCAAATCCCCAGCAACCTGTTTCAGGACGGAATGATTAGACTTTTTCCCCATAAATTAAATAGGATTGAGGTTTGAAGACTATTCTTTTTCGGAAAGACATTTTTTCCTTTTGAATTTTGGAGATTTCTTTCAGGTCCAGATCTTTAATGTTTTTAAACTCTGTCTTCCTGAAGTATTCAATTATTTTTTTCGGCGGAACTCCATAGGGGTTTGGGAGTTCGGTTTTGATTTCGTCAGGATACTGCCTTCTTTTGGGATATCTTCTCTCGACAAGCAAAGTTAAGAAATCACTGATAAATTGCCTTGTCTTTCTTTCAATCAAACCTCCATTATAGAGCCCATCTATAACGATAAGCACTCCTCCTTTCCTGAGTACTTTCTTCCAGTTCCTGACTGCAGTATCAGGGTGCGGAAGAGTCCACAGTAAGTGGCGGGTTACAACAACATCAAAAGTTTCTGCTTCAAAAGGAGGGTTTTCGGCATCTCCTGCTCTGAAATTAATTTCATACTTTTTCCGGGATGTTTTTTCTCTTGCTTTTGCAAGCATTTTCTCCGAGAAATCAAGCCCGGTAACACGATGACCCATTTCTGCAAATAAGAGTCCTATTTCCCCTGTCCCGCAACCTGCATCGAGTACTTCCAGCCTGCCTGAGGGGAGCAGACTTTGAAACAGGGTTTTCCATGCTTCCCTTTCGATTTCACTCTGGATTCCGTGTCCTTCTTTGTCGTCGTAGGTCGCAGATGAGATATCCCATACATGGGCAATATTCAGTTTCATCTGTTTATCCTGAATAGCCATATCTTGATTCCTCTTTTTGTGTTTTCAATTGATGTCTTTCAATTGATGTAATAGTCCATTTTTCTATAGATTAATTATTTGAAAGCTTTTGGTAAACTATATGACTACCAAAAACCGCTATGCTCATAAAAATTCTCTACTTTTAGGGATGTTTTGACTGGTTCAGGCTGCTAAACCTCTTTTTTATATATCCTGAAAAAGCCGCACCTAACGTGGAAAATTACATCGGAAAAGAGGCAAAAGTGAGGTCCATATGAAAAATAATCTGTTTTCCGGCTAATCCTTACCAACCGAGTTTTAAAAACGTAAAAAGGAAAAGATAAAGTGTAAAGTTAAGAATGGGGTTCAGACCACTATGACATTCAGTGTGAAGGTCGGCTCGTCACCTGTTACCGACTCCCAGGACTTTTGTATACTGCGTTTACATGCTGATCGCCTTCAGCTACAGATTCAATCCTCCATAAACGGAACCCTCCGGTACCGATAAAAAGTATTCGTGGAAGATTCAAATGGGTGATATTTGTCCGAGAGCTGGTTAAGTCCATTACTCAGGCCGATTTCCCAGGAATGTTTGACACTTACAGCTGTCGGAAGCGTTGCCAGA
This genomic interval carries:
- a CDS encoding DUF2283 domain-containing protein, encoding MTRDLQVKVEYDEEYDVLYILVGDPAAAEAEALAEGVYVRRDMFSDRIAGAVIEQYSKKDIKCLSEILPSGLGDYLPSIKLHMSVDQPNKKSFNGFPVH
- a CDS encoding HepT-like ribonuclease domain-containing protein produces the protein MIWFTFAIYLSRDFREKNPQVFWKDIEGMKDRLIHHCFGVNLKDVWYTVKKSISRL
- a CDS encoding class I SAM-dependent methyltransferase, with translation MAIQDKQMKLNIAHVWDISSATYDDKEGHGIQSEIEREAWKTLFQSLLPSGRLEVLDAGCGTGEIGLLFAEMGHRVTGLDFSEKMLAKAREKTSRKKYEINFRAGDAENPPFEAETFDVVVTRHLLWTLPHPDTAVRNWKKVLRKGGVLIVIDGLYNGGLIERKTRQFISDFLTLLVERRYPKRRQYPDEIKTELPNPYGVPPKKIIEYFRKTEFKNIKDLDLKEISKIQKEKMSFRKRIVFKPQSYLIYGEKV
- a CDS encoding type II toxin-antitoxin system HicB family antitoxin, producing the protein MEFQNSGFTVLIEQDEDGVYVAKVPDIPGCYTQGKTVEQAMERIREAVQVCLEIGEKI
- a CDS encoding nucleotidyltransferase family protein, translating into MENADRHKELFEKISLFLQKEGATKVAVFGSYARGEEKPESDIDILVEFSETKGLLTLVRIERELSELLGLKVDLLTEASISPYLIDGIKKEAKVISI